One Kazachstania africana CBS 2517 chromosome 5, complete genome DNA window includes the following coding sequences:
- the SEC39 gene encoding Sec39p (similar to Saccharomyces cerevisiae SEC39 (YLR440C); ancestral locus Anc_4.323), translated as MLDEQLYLLTCVFASRADVKNISKLTYRFQNSLDFINAIVVFWPELDDPLNLRLLLEDGETEYLDDDSLLVSLLSGDSDLISMIELEKSLLMERFHTAKNYVDSKLHRLSLNDINTNWLTKRILICNELYVQDTLFYQPLWEFVQNQDESFDNWIHGVVLPLNHMNKRLNKNIRIKEYIDMNPSDLLDATFSKKVISVNEIVNELIPYLSYKNLDSTYELFINDFFNMERFPLKDRINYEAFRSILDQVPRYLADCTSFYESSLEIVFENSEDLLKIASPTNIKELLSGIPNDITLEKYGINVKNLLTYIENIDSFLSDFSPKDIYAIRNEEETAQAAHFGSICTDFILHNNEHNTEKKLNLIVDMLKKELNSAEDDKIFDKLSFDKELSILFETFLTLGDFELLKRFNNLPEVNESAAFKSTEIILLEKYFWQFFNNSSNGSRTRPDMTKAKKTLNLLLVENEAKYKHLDTLLDVSNELSTFSMNLGKGIPFKPCNIIDFKNDPFDIVSILLELNSSLYKNTSTTFAIIKKLYKVFEREPADPNFTVEFNKILSLHIDYSLVNMDFKFAYEKTVELLERLLSTDETEHLGDYWLTIFQVCKFNDPEWTDNEIPTEILLFQMDILSKLLHICPMDQMEAVTSRWSSLEMELSTRDLINDKYSLEHQNSTSLNFLKNGLSNKVSSFLTGL; from the coding sequence ATGCTGGATGAGCAGTTGTATTTACTGACATGTGTCTTTGCTAGTAGGGCAGATGTCAAGAATATTTCTAAATTGACCTATAGATTTCAGAATTCGTTGGATTTTATCAATGCTATCGTTGTATTTTGGCCAGAGTTGGACGATCCACTCAATTTGAGATTGTTACTGGAAGATGGTGAAACTGAATATCTGGATGATGACTCTTTGCTGGTGTCGTTGTTGTCGGGTGATTCTGACCTGATTTCTATGATAGAGCTGGAAAAATCTCTGCTCATGGAGAGATTTCATACCGCTAAGAACTACGTGGATTCAAAATTACATCGTCTGTCATTAAATGACATAAATACAAATTGGCTTACAAAGAGAATTCTTATTTGCAATGAACTTTACGTACAGGATACGTTGTTCTACCAACCGTTATGGGAATTCGTGCAAAATCAAGATGAATCATTCGATAATTGGATCCACGGGGTTGTATTACCATTGAATCACATGAACAAACGattaaacaaaaatattagaaTAAAGGAGTATATCGATATGAATCCAAGTGATCTATTGGATGCCACCTTCTCAAAAAAGGTTATCTCAGTCAATGAAATTGTGAATGAGTTAATACCATACCTTTCATACAAAAATTTAGATTCCACCTATGAGTTATTCATCAAcgatttttttaatatgGAAAGATTCCCACTCAAAGACAGGATTAACTACGAGGCATTCAGATCTATTCTAGATCAAGTACCTAGGTACCTTGCTGATTGTACATCCTTTTATGAATCTTCTTTGGAGATCGTTTTCGAAAACAGCGaggatttattgaaaatagcaTCACCAACAAATATAAAAGAGTTATTAAGTGGCATTCCAAATGATATTACTCTTGAAAAATACGGGATTAACGTTAAAAACCTACTTACTTACATTGAAAACATAGATTCGTTCTTATCAGATTTCAGCCCCAAGGATATATATGCCATAAGgaacgaagaagaaactgCACAAGCGGCCCATTTTGGATCAATTTGTACCGATTTTATTCTTCATAATAATGAGCATAacactgaaaaaaaattgaatttgatagtTGACATGTTAAAAAAGGAGTTAAACTCCGCAGAGGATGACAAGATTTTCGATaaactttcttttgataaagaattATCTATTTTATTCGAAACATTCCTAACTTTGGGTGATTTTGAATTACTCAAGAGATTTAATAATTTACCTGAAGTAAATGAAAGTGCAGCCTTTAAAAGCACTGAAATTATTCTGttggaaaaatatttctggcaattctttaataattcttccaaTGGATCAAGGACTAGACCAGATATGACAAAGGCTAAGAAGACTTTGAATCTTTTGTTAGTGGAAAATGAAGCCAAATACAAACATCTGGATACTCTTCTAGATGTATCAAACGAATTATCTACATTCTCTATGAACTTAGGTAAAGGTATCCCTTTCAAACCATGCAAtataattgatttcaaaaatgatcCATTCGATATAGTTAGTATCTTGCTGGAattaaattcttctctttaCAAAAATACTAGTACTACATTTGCAATCATAAAAAAACTATACAAAGTTTTTGAACGAGAGCCGGCCGATCCTAATTTTACAGTTGAATTTAACAAGATTTTATCTTTACATATTGATTATTCATTAGTTAACATGGACTTCAAATTTGCTTATGAAAAGACTGTTGAGTTATTAGAAAGATTACTTTCTACTGACGAAACAGAACATTTGGGAGATTACTGGTTAACCATATTTCAGGTTTGCAAATTTAATGATCCAGAATGGACAGATAATGAAATCCCCACAGAAATTTTACTTTTCCAAATGGACATCTTAAGCAAATTATTACATATTTGTCCCATGGACCAAATGGAAGCGGTGACTTCACGTTGGAGCTCATTAGAAATGGAGCTATCAACAAGAGATCTGATTAATGACAAATACTCATTGGAACATCAAAACTCTACATCGctgaactttttgaaaaatgggCTTTCTAACAAAGTTTCTAGTTTTTTAACAGGATTGTAA
- the RPS1A gene encoding 40S ribosomal protein eS1 (similar to Saccharomyces cerevisiae RPS1A (YLR441C) and RPS1B (YML063W); ancestral locus Anc_4.325), which yields MAVGKNKRLSKGKKGLKKKVVDPFTRKEWFDIKAPSTFENRNVGKTLVNKSTGLKNAADALKGRVVEVCLADLQGSEDHSFRKVKLRVDEVQGKNLLTNFHGMDFTTDKLRSMVRKWQTLIEANVTVKTSDDYVLRVFAIAFTRKQANQVKRTAYAQSSHIRVIRKVISEILTREVQNSTLAQLTSKLIPEVINKEIENATKDIFPLQNVHIRKVKLLKQPKFDLGSLLALHGEGSSEEKGKKVSGFKDEVLETV from the coding sequence ATGGCTGTCGGTAAGAACAAGAGATTATCCAAGGGTAAGAAAGGtttaaagaagaaggtcGTTGATCCATTCACCAGAAAGGAATGGTTCGATATCAAGGCTCCATCTACTTTCGAAAACAGAAACGTCGGTAAGACTTTGGTCAACAAGTCTACTGGTTTGAAGAATGCTGCTGATGCTTTGAAAGGTAGAGTTGTCGAAGTTTGTCTTGCTGATTTACAAGGTTCTGAAGATCACTCTTTCAGAAAGGTCAAATTAAGAGTTGACGAAGTTCAAGGTAAGAACTTATTAACCAACTTCCACGGTATGGATTTCACCACTGATAAATTAAGATCTATGGTCAGAAAATGGCAAACTCTTATTGAAGCCAATGTCACCGTCAAGACCTCTGATGACTACGTCTTAAGAGTCTTCGCCATTGCCTTCACCAGAAAGCAAGCTAACCAAGTCAAGAGAACTGCTTACGCCCAATCTTCTCACATCAGAGTCATCAGAAAGGTCATCTCTGAAATCTTAACCAGAGAAGTCCAAAACTCCACTTTAGCTCAATTAACTTCCAAACTAATCCCAGAAGTTATCAACAAAGAAATCGAAAATGCTACCAAGGACATCTTCCCATTACAAAACGTTCACATCAGAAAAGTCAAGTTATTAAAACAACCAAAATTCGATTTAGGTTCTTTATTAGCTTTACACGGTGAAGGTTCCTCCGAAGAAAAGGGTAAGAAAGTCTCTGGTTTCAAAGATGAAGTCTTAGAAACCGTGTAA
- the SIR3 gene encoding chromatin-silencing protein SIR3 (similar to Saccharomyces cerevisiae SIR3 (YLR442C) and ORC1 (YML065W); ancestral locus Anc_4.327) translates to MATSQKDLGDWNVVTTDEAGNIIFDTSRRSRKRGVKENFYLQRSDNISFRRGDSVIMRDAATDTYSVYLVHEIRQHTLNNVVEIWAFSYLRWFELKPIPYYREFDPDVLLDKRSSAEYLQKLQDEIDKNELYLTAELTEIWLKDFIGVANIYDEYHYISNKSEFRMNKDFYVKYICEPTAENFVKIDIKKEIDRIKTESDPKLSEQHLKRISVPRSRALPLPKPRNKQKKLSQSQPKEVKPNLQSSLSDNASSNKLAFYGSSQPSNIKNNGIKLEAPISNKSAHNKLAAFESNSVTTLATKPVTTPATKPVTKSRIISQSLPYTTAAQQIIDTEINKVQRLIDKEEERITQQVLSKEASEENGSLPQNQSDSSYYTSAEETASTAMEKSGNAEVEKGKTPDNLLNKNTKTGREAQDDDSSDDSPLSTIRKKRRLLGNKSTGSELRRLESSEEPLSIKIEDGEQTEQQKLLSGNGIERDASTTPQSSVTLEDVHTVNPGQNNISEDTILRIREKYTNLMSKVDYLENTDFSNITSFKELIMPSSEIDIAQLENRLRNSRKTENYTDTIYSRLNIRDPINSDITEFENKIIEIVDKMPVLQPRSGEFSRLYTKIFKLLRDCESKAIYIGGPTGSGKTTIVEKCFEELELSAQQNELPIFKRLKVDGYEIINANDCYELVWSQLSGEKLSSGAALESLQFYFANVPRHKKRQIVITLDSLDIMVSKGQDILYNFFNWTTLKNSKLILIAIASNTELPRKLLGEQVSSRIEYDVFTFKPYDKKALYNIACCKLEELNCIKKYWKDMGDNTPRVASREEHGDIRQLDIKIDENTVSSAARKISIMTRNVNDIILVCKKSVDVATTEYLNMQKLTYTRIEKYSDVYSQHISMEHVLKALSQKNDVNNVAYLNNCSLVTKLFLLAMLLKSHKMKEDEVKMKDVIEEIDDLFESDKISKEIKDIRGALFGNEEKINVEVIAWDLIAAELMKFDIIEKSGDSISFKISIDDIKEGISLNLYN, encoded by the coding sequence ATGGCCACATCCCAGAAAGACTTAGGTGATTGGAATGTTGTTACTACAGATGAAGCTGgtaatataatatttgatacaAGCAGACGATCTAGAAAAAGAGGCGTTAAGGAAAACTTTTACTTACAAAGATCTGATAACATAAGTTTTCGCCGCGGCGACAGTGTTATAATGAGAGATGCCGCCACTGATACTTATTCCGTGTATCTGGTGCATGAAATCCGTCAGCACACGCTCAATAACGTTGTTGAAATATGGGCTTTCTCATATTTAAGATGGTTTGAATTGAAACCAATCCCTTACTATAGAGAGTTCGATCCAGATGTTTTGCTTGACAAGCGATCTTCAGCCGAATATTTGCAGAAATTACAGGATGAAATAGACAAAAATGAACTTTATTTGACAGCAGAATTAACCGAAATTTGGTTGAAGGACTTTATTGGCGTGGCTAATATTTATGACGAATACCACTACATAAGTAATAAATCGGAATTTAGGATGAATAAAGATTTCTACGTTAAGTACATCTGTGAACCTACTGCAGAAAATTTCGTAAAGATCgatataaaaaaagaaattgatagaaTAAAGACCGAGTCTGATCCAAAATTGTCAGAACAACATTTAAAGAGAATATCGGTCCCTAGATCTCGAGCTTTACCTCTACCTAAACCGAGAAATAAACAGAAGAAGCTCTCACAATCGCAACCAAAGGAAGTAAAACCAAATTTACAATCTTCCTTGAGTGACAATGCCTCTAGTAACAAGCTGGCTTTTTATGGGTCTTCCCAGCCTTCaaacattaaaaataatggcATTAAATTAGAGGCACCCATTTCCAATAAGTCAGCTCATAACAAACTAGCTGCCTTTGAAAGTAATTCTGTAACAACACTGGCCACAAAACCTGTAACAACACCGGCAACAAAGCCTGTAACAAAATCGAGGATTATATCCCAATCACTCCCCTATACCACTGCAGCTCAACAAATAATTGATACAGAAATAAATAAGGTTCAGCGGCTCATAGataaggaagaagaaaggaTAACTCAACAAGTTTTGTCGAAAGAAGCATCGGAGGAAAATGGCTCACTCCCTCAAAATCAAAGTGACTCTAGCTACTATACAAGTGCAGAAGAGACAGCATCTACTGCTATGGAGAAGTCTGGAAATGCAGAAGTCGAAAAAGGCAAAACTCCGGATAACCTCTTGAACAAGAATACAAAGACTGGTCGTGAAGCGCAAGATGATGATTCTAGTGATGATAGTCCGCTTTCCACAATTCGTAAAAAGAGAAGACTGCTAGGAAATAAAAGTACCGGTAGTGAATTGCGGAGGTTAGAGTCTTCAGAAGAACCTTTATCgattaaaattgaagacGGAGAACAAACAGAACAACAAAAGCTCCTTAGTGGAAATGGCATTGAGCGCGATGCTTCTACAACGCCACAAAGTTCGGTTACATTAGAAGATGTGCACACTGTAAATCCTGGGCAAAACAACATTTCTGAAGATACCATATTACGTATCAGGGAGAAATATACGAATTTAATGTCAAAAGTAGATTATTTAGAGAATACTGACTTTTCTAATATAACAAGTTTCAAGGAACTTATTATGCCTTCATCAGAAATTGATATCGCTCAATTAGAAAATAGATTAAGAAACTCCAGAAAGACCGAAAACTATACGGATACAATTTATTCTCGACTAAACATAAGAGATCCTATTAATTCTGATATTACTGagtttgaaaataaaattattgaaattgtcGATAAAATGCCAGTTTTACAACCTCGAAGTGGAGAATTTTCCCGATTATAcacaaaaattttcaagttgTTAAGAGATTGTGAATCCAAAGCTATCTATATCGGTGGACCCACCGGATCTGGGAAAACAACTATAGTAGAGAAAtgttttgaagaattagagTTGTCAGCACAACAGAACGAACtaccaattttcaaaagattaaaaGTCGATGGatatgaaattattaatgCAAATGATTGTTACGAGTTAGTTTGGTCACAATTGTCTGGAGAAAAGCTAAGTTCAGGAGCTGCACTAGAATCGTtgcaattttattttgccAATGTACCCAGGCATAAGAAACGTCAAATTGTCATCACATTGGATTCATTAGATATCATGGTATCGAAAGGTCAAGATATTCtgtataattttttcaattggacgactttgaagaattctAAGCTAATACTTATTGCCATTGCTTCTAATACCGAGTTACCGAGAAAGTTATTGGGAGAACAAGTCTCAAGTAGAATAGAATATGACGTATTTACTTTTAAACCATATGACAAGAAAGCCTTGTATAATATTGCATGTTGCAAATTAGAAGAGCTTAACTgcatcaaaaaatattggaagGATATGGGTGACAATACTCCAAGGGTTGCCAGCAGGGAAGAACATGGTGATATACGACAATTGGATataaaaattgatgagaATACAGTATCATCAGcagcaagaaaaatttcaataatgacgAGGAATGTCAATGATATCATACTTGTTTGTAAGAAATCAGTAGATGTCGCTACAACCGAATACTTGAATATGCAAAAATTAACATACACgagaattgaaaagtaCTCAGATGTTTACAGTCAACATATTAGCATGGAACATGTATTGAAAGCGTTGAGTCAGAAGAATGATGTTAATAATGTTGcatatttaaataattgttCACTAGTCACAAAATTGTTTCTATTGGCGATGCTATTAAAATCCCACAAGATGAAGGAGGATGAAGTGAAGATGAAGGAtgttattgaagaaattgatgatttgtTCGAATCAGATAAAATTAGTAAGGAAATAAAAGATATCAGGGgagcattatttggtaatgaagaaaagataaatgTGGAAGTAATTGCATGGGATTTGATTGCTGCcgaattaatgaaattcgACATTATAGAAAAATCCGGAGATTCTATTAGTTTCAAAATAAGTATAGACGATATTAAAGAGGGCATCAGCTTGAACTTATACAACTGA
- the ECM7 gene encoding Ecm7p (similar to Saccharomyces cerevisiae ECM7 (YLR443W); ancestral locus Anc_4.328) — protein sequence MRWVRAKRILLRPFENLSSLERFVQIVRLGSTMLIVIVGIVITAGPRTLPTKLYMSKLNTYTADISNGIFEALESSIESSGSTGINNGVGLTTSEILILTSYISSQLTDIPEFVIATLYQQCRGTSDYEEVIFPNGYMETIRNSTISVSCSSPSFSFIFDYRDLLEVLGLNIVLEYAYGTAAASEDYQRYISKRRNLKVDILRLLYFVIGLEFLNLNLMIWYYSIKGRFINIMTETVLLHLMSFLALVGFICGLICIISLTWINLSLQDKVKNELQAFGFSYHLGSAWFVCVWLLVGLLAVSCLICTGLEWCIAEVDDEPETGNEQILGSYKSGFFTNPIVDEDEREIDEEEVPDEDIPDEEFELHSLISATVNEPEDYDSDINLQKPIVPSSTMHF from the coding sequence ATGCGATGGGTACGAGCTAAGAGGATTCTTCTGAGGCCCTTTGAGAACCTTTCTTCCCTGGAGAGATTTGTTCAGATAGTGCGACTTGGATCCACTATGCTGATCGTTATTGTGGGCATAGTGATAACTGCAGGACCTCGAACATTACCCACGAAACTATACATGTCGAAGTTGAATACGTATACGGCAGACATCTCTAATGGTATATTTGAGGCTCTTGAGAGTTCTATCGAGTCTTCGGGTTCGACGGGTATAAATAATGGTGTTGGTCTTACGACATCGGAAATTCTCATATTGACTTCTTACATTTCGTCACAATTAACTGATATTCCCGAGTTCGTCATTGCTACATTGTATCAACAGTGTAGAGGTACTTCAGATTATGAGGAAGTGATATTTCCGAATGGGTATATGGAAACGATAAGGAATTCAACGATCAGCGTTTCTTGTTCTAGTCCCTCGTTTtcctttatttttgattataGAGACCTATTAGAAGTTCTAGGATTGAATATTGTCTTAGAGTATGCATATGGTACTGCTGCGGCATCAGAAGACTATCAGCGATACATTTCGAAGCGCAGAAACTTGAAAGTTGACATTTTACGACTGCtatattttgtaatagGATTGGAGTTCCTAAACCTAAATCTCATGATCTGGTATTATTCCATCAAAGGTCGATTCATCAATATAATGACCGAAACAGTACTGTTACATTTGATGTCATTTTTAGCGCTGGTTGGCTTCATTTGTGGACTAATTTGTATAATTTCCCTGACGTGGATCAATCTTTCTTTACAAGACAAagttaaaaatgaattacaAGCTTTTGGGTTTTCGTACCATCTAGGCTCAGCCTGGTTCGTTTGTGTATGGCTTCTAGTAGGGTTACTGGCGGTATCGTGTCTAATCTGTACTGGTTTAGAATGGTGTATCGCAGAGGTAGATGATGAGCCAGAAACTGGTAACGAACAAATCCTGGGGAGTTACAAATCGGGATTCTTCACAAACCCCATcgttgatgaagatgaacgTGAAAtagacgaagaagaagtacCAGATGAAGATATCCCAGATGAAGAGTTCGAGTTACATAGTCTGATATCTGCCACGGTCAACGAGCCTGAAGATTACGATTCAGACATCAATTTGCAAAAGCCAATTGTGCCATCCTCTACCATGCATTTCTAA
- the GMC2 gene encoding Gmc2p (similar to Saccharomyces cerevisiae YLR445W; ancestral locus Anc_4.331) — translation MVDDISETVRPVQACGGEEDGGNIGEFVGNHWLNNAEFKKQVQDETVKKHGDVLKKLKQISDVFKECSSENEKFEFDWDLVYDLSSNLIEEYTREVDSAFNELDSVNKEIGQWQEGGFVMDSHRGVIMMNESEAWLTMKEKYLARRQEELHRSAKEIRETVKRLTHDNNQNSE, via the exons ATGGTAGATGATATTAGTGAGACAGTAAGACCTGTTCAAGCATGTGGGGGTGAGGAAGATGGTGGCAATATCGGAGAGTTTGTCGGTAACCATTGGTTGAACAATGCAGAGTTCAAGAAGCAGGTTCAAGATGAAACTGTGAAGAAGCATGGGGATGTTctgaagaagttgaagcAGATATCGGATGTATTCAAAGAATGCAGCAGtgagaatgaaaaattcgagTTTGACTGGGATTTAGTGTACGATCTCTCGTCTAACTTGATCGAAGAGTATACCAGGGAAGTCGATTCCGCTTTCAATGAGTTGGATTCAGTGAATAAA GAAATTGGACAATGGCAAGAAGGTGGGTTCGTGATGGACTCTCACAGGGGGGTCATCATGATGAATGAGAGCGAAGCGTGGCTGACCATGAAGGAGAAATATCTGGCACGCAGGCAGGAGGAGTTACATAGATCTGCTAAGGAAATTAGAGAAACCGTCAAGAGGTTGACACACGATAACAATCAGAATAGCGAGTGA
- the NGK1 gene encoding hexokinase (similar to Saccharomyces cerevisiae YLR446W; ancestral locus Anc_4.336) yields MLDEDQILSELTELMIPKASVKQLTEEFAFQLEERLMKSHESMLPSNLSYTGVVAEDRSKFYKLPYNHNKILSVDFGGTTLKFAIIKTYPIASILYIEEFEINENKIVNLNFFKIIIERILLRLTSLNYGNVNDSNCHNNTNLLFNYFFDNDIINNKLLNIPVTITFSFPINSDFKITSMGKGYQLTDEIKSMNIVELFQNLFDFYTEKFQVHNTFKFSVDNNIINDSIAVHFANKLAKKENNRSSEKLISLILGTGINSCFELPIKKLPAFKQEQIISKFSEYLDTDMKTIDEDNINVILNSEVGFLGKDIVNLTNFDYQQGKNELFMPLEFTTSGNYVPKILKKILVHYNILPIDELEKIDGKFITNELSKNFDGIIAKICQILIKRASIYIVSVIFAIESMINDHTRIINVGYIGSFLQFCQFYQEEIVRVSNGLVRLNFLRNSSIIGSSIANIV; encoded by the coding sequence ATGCTCGATGaagatcaaattctttCCGAGTTGACAGAGTTAATGATTCCAAAGGCGTCAGTGAAGCAATTGACCGAAGAATTTGCTTTCcaattagaagaaagattaatGAAGAGCCACGAATCAATGTTaccttcaaatttatcatatACGGGGGTCGTTGCTGAAGACAGATCAAAATTCTATAAATTGCCTTACAAtcataataaaattttgtctGTTGATTTCGGTGGTACCACTTTGAAATTTGCCATCATTAAGACATATCCAATTGCATCCATATTGTATATTGAAGAGTttgaaataaatgaaaacaaaatagtaaatctaaattttttcaaaattattatcgAAAGGATCCTTTTGAGATTGACTAGCTTAAACTATGGGAACGTCAACGACTCCAATTGTCATAATAATACCAATTTGCTATTCAACTATTTCTTCGACAATGACATCATAAACaacaaattattaaatattCCTGTGACAATAACTTTCAGTTTCCCCATCAATTCCGATTTTAAGATAACATCAATGGGGAAAGGCTATCAATTAACTGACGAAATAAAATCTATGAATATTGTagaattatttcaaaatttgtttgaCTTTTATACAGAAAAGTTTCAAGTTCATAacactttcaaattttctgtggataataatattattaatgattCCATTGCAGTCCATTTTGCAAATAAACTAGCtaaaaaggaaaacaaTAGATCTAGTGAGAagttaatttcattaatctTAGGTACAGGTATCAATAGTTGTTTCGAATTGCCAATAAAGAAGTTACCAGCCTTCAAACAAGAACAAATAATAAGTAAATTTTCCGAGTACCTTGATACGGATATGAAAACTATAGATGAAGATAACATAAATGTCATATTAAATTCTGAAGTTGGTTTTCTGGGCAAAGATATTGTAAATTTAACTAACTTCGACTATCAACAGggtaaaaatgaattatttATGCCGCTTGAATTTACTACTTCGGGGAATTATGTACCAAAgatactgaaaaaaatattggttCACTATAATATTCTCccaattgatgaattagagAAAATCGATGGGAAATTCATAACGAATGagctttcaaaaaattttgatggtATAATAGCAAAGATTTGTCAAATTCTCATTAAAAGAGCCTCAATTTACATTGTCTCAGTCATATTTGCTATTGAATCAATGATTAATGATCATACACGTATAATTAATGTTGGTTACATTGGGTCATTTTTAcaattttgtcaattttACCAAGAAGAGATTGTAAGAGTCTCTAACGGATTGGTTAGATTGAACTTTTTGAGAAATAGTAGTATCATTGGTTCATCGATTGCAAATATTGTATAA
- the VMA6 gene encoding H(+)-transporting V0 sector ATPase subunit d (similar to Saccharomyces cerevisiae VMA6 (YLR447C); ancestral locus Anc_4.338) — protein MDCVYFNVNNGFIEGIIRGYRNGFLTANQYLNLTQCETLEDLKLQLSSTDYGNFLSNISSKTLTTSIITEAASVKLYNEFNYLTNQLSDKNDLKLVEYIKCSYMIDNVALMITGTIHNRDKSEILNRCHPLGWFDTLPTLSVATDLESLYDMVLIDTPLAPYFKDCFSNANDLDDLNIEIVRNKLYKAYLEDFTKFINEQLTEPSKEIMLDFLNFEADRRTINISLNSLQQQHNDEMAIDPDLKRELLPNVGKCYPIVTELLANANDFESVKVALDKVYEYKNILENNNLEDFFYEFEMQLCKDAFTQQFTISTLWAWLKSKEQEIRNITWIAECIAQNQRDKINNYISVY, from the coding sequence ATGGACTGCGTTTACTTCAATGTTAACAATGGGTTCATAGAAGGGATAATAAGAGGGTATAGGAACGGATTTCTTACGGCTAATcaatatttaaatttgaCTCAATGTGAAACATTGgaagatttaaaattacAATTATCTTCCACTGATTACGGTAATTTCCTTTCGAATATCTCCAGTAAAACATTAACAACGTCTATTATCACAGAGGCTGCCTCGGTGAAACTGTACAACGAATTCAATTACCTTACAAATCAACTATCAGAcaaaaatgatttgaaattggtCGAATATATCAAATGCAGCTACATGATCGATAATGTCGCACTCATGATCACTGGTACCATCCATAATAGAGACAAATCCGAGATTTTGAACCGTTGCCATCCATTAGGTTGGTTTGATACTTTACCGACTTTAAGTGTTGCTACAGACTTGGAATCTCTGTACGATATGGTATTAATCGATACTCCATTAGCAccatatttcaaagactGTTTCAGTAATGCGAACGATCttgatgatttgaatattgaaattgtaaGAAATAAATTGTATAAGGCATATTTGGAAGATTTCACCAAATTTATAAACGAACAACTGACTGAGCCTTCAAAGGAAATTATGTTGGactttttaaattttgaagctgATAGAAGAACAATCAATATCTCCCTGAATTCTTTGCAACAGCAACACAATGATGAAATGGCAATTGATccagatttgaaaagagaattaTTACCAAACGTGGGTAAATGCTACCCTATCGTTACTGAGTTGTTAGCTAATGCTAACGATTTTGAAAGTGTCAAAGTCGCATTGGACAAAGTTTATGAgtataaaaatattctgGAAAATAACAATTTGGAAGATTTCTTTTACGAATTTGAAATGCAGCTTTGTAAAGATGCATTCACACAACAATTCACTATTTCAACTTTATGGGCTTGgttgaaatcaaaagaacAGGAAATTAGAAACATTACATGGATTGCCGAGTGCATTGCCCAGAATCAAAGGGACAAGATAAATAATTACATTAGCGTGTATTGA